Proteins from one Sphingomonas sp. HF-S4 genomic window:
- a CDS encoding chemotaxis protein CheA, which yields MDDLIQEFIAETRETLEALSGEIVAWEAHPEDRARLDAIFRFVHTVKGSCGFLDLPRLGRLSHAAEDVLAQVREGERTPDRPLVNAVLAIVDRIGELVEAIDSGTSLPDQGDELLIGALAEGAQEIVQTSGPGLHRAPARSVRLGVDLLDRMMSGMSDMVLARNELARRLRGGDIDPTIEAALERLSLTVGEMRDTVTRTRMQKIDALFSALPRMVRDTAAGLGKSVLLNVEGSDVELDREMIEMMRDPLVHIIRNSIDHGIEKPAERRAAGKRENGRLAVSARQSGNQIIIEISDDGRGIDTEKLIRKLVANGRDEAKLRALSERGKLELIFEAGLSSKDEVSDVSGRGVGMDIVRAAIEQIGGRVELDSTTGKGLRLAIHVPLTLSIISAIVVGAGGQRFAISRQAIEEIVTDHGDAIRIDTIGGAEVLSVRGRRMPLLNLCEVLGIQRAVHDGPRMISIVNIGEGSYALAADMVLDNEELVIKPASPAVMSTGVYAGQTLPDSGLPMLLLDCAGIANVAGLDFHRDDEHVEDEAQEAEAESGIPALLFQDLDGTRRAVPLAAVDRVEQVEGDAVRFAAGRYRVTIDDRILPLAAQGDVEGRSRLNVLRLKDGINEVSYAIDEALDIITLPEELVPAREPGPIAGVALVEGEQVELLDILWVFDEHADRESEEAAPLCLIAGDKDGWMASFVRPLLETAGYRVVTKLATGELPAVVLSTDAAPAELAATAPVVRLRSRRAAAGAGDDSIYRYDRAGLLSALEARVAGKGLA from the coding sequence ATGGACGACCTGATTCAGGAATTCATCGCCGAGACGCGCGAGACGCTCGAGGCGCTTTCGGGCGAGATCGTCGCCTGGGAAGCGCATCCCGAGGATCGCGCGCGGCTGGATGCGATCTTCCGCTTCGTGCACACGGTGAAGGGAAGCTGCGGCTTCCTCGACCTGCCGCGGCTCGGCCGGCTGAGCCATGCCGCCGAGGACGTGCTCGCGCAGGTCCGCGAAGGCGAGCGCACCCCCGATCGCCCGCTGGTCAACGCGGTACTCGCGATCGTCGACCGGATCGGCGAACTGGTCGAGGCGATCGATTCGGGGACGAGCCTGCCCGACCAGGGCGACGAGCTGCTGATCGGGGCGCTCGCAGAAGGCGCGCAGGAAATCGTCCAGACGAGCGGGCCGGGGCTGCACCGCGCACCCGCGCGCAGCGTGCGGCTGGGCGTCGACCTCCTCGACCGGATGATGTCGGGCATGTCGGATATGGTGCTGGCGCGCAACGAGCTGGCGCGGCGGCTGCGCGGCGGCGACATCGACCCAACGATCGAGGCTGCCCTGGAGAGGCTCTCGCTCACCGTCGGCGAGATGCGCGACACCGTGACCCGGACCCGGATGCAGAAGATCGACGCGCTGTTCTCGGCACTGCCGCGGATGGTGCGCGACACCGCCGCGGGGCTCGGCAAGTCGGTGCTGCTGAACGTCGAGGGATCGGACGTCGAGCTCGATCGCGAGATGATCGAGATGATGCGCGATCCGCTGGTCCACATCATCCGCAATTCGATCGACCACGGCATCGAAAAGCCGGCCGAGCGCCGCGCCGCGGGCAAGCGCGAGAACGGCCGGCTGGCCGTCTCGGCGCGCCAGTCGGGCAACCAGATCATCATCGAGATCAGCGACGACGGCCGCGGGATCGACACTGAGAAGCTGATCCGCAAGCTCGTGGCCAATGGCCGCGACGAGGCCAAGCTGCGTGCGCTTTCCGAGCGCGGCAAGCTCGAGCTGATCTTCGAGGCCGGGCTTTCGAGCAAGGACGAAGTCAGCGACGTCTCGGGCCGCGGGGTGGGGATGGACATCGTCCGCGCCGCGATCGAGCAGATCGGTGGCCGCGTCGAGCTCGACAGCACGACGGGCAAGGGGTTGCGCCTCGCGATCCATGTGCCGCTGACGCTGTCGATCATCTCGGCGATCGTCGTCGGCGCGGGCGGCCAGCGCTTCGCGATCTCGCGCCAGGCGATCGAGGAAATCGTCACCGATCATGGCGACGCGATCCGGATCGATACGATCGGCGGGGCGGAGGTGCTCAGCGTGCGCGGACGGCGGATGCCGCTGCTCAATCTGTGCGAAGTCCTGGGTATCCAGCGCGCCGTGCATGACGGGCCGCGGATGATCTCGATCGTCAATATCGGCGAGGGGAGCTATGCGCTCGCCGCCGACATGGTGCTCGACAACGAGGAGCTGGTGATCAAGCCGGCCTCGCCCGCGGTGATGTCGACCGGGGTTTATGCCGGGCAGACGTTGCCCGATTCGGGGCTGCCGATGCTGCTGCTCGACTGCGCCGGGATCGCGAATGTCGCCGGGCTCGATTTCCATCGCGACGACGAGCACGTCGAGGACGAGGCGCAGGAAGCGGAGGCCGAATCGGGCATTCCCGCGCTGCTGTTCCAGGATCTCGACGGCACGCGCCGCGCCGTGCCGCTCGCCGCGGTCGACCGTGTCGAGCAGGTGGAAGGGGATGCCGTGCGCTTCGCCGCGGGCCGCTACCGCGTGACGATCGACGACCGCATCCTGCCGCTCGCCGCGCAGGGCGATGTCGAGGGACGCAGCCGGCTCAACGTGCTGCGCCTCAAGGACGGCATCAACGAAGTCAGCTACGCGATCGACGAGGCGCTCGACATCATCACCTTGCCCGAGGAACTCGTCCCCGCGCGCGAGCCGGGGCCGATCGCGGGTGTCGCGCTGGTCGAGGGCGAGCAAGTCGAGCTGCTCGACATCCTCTGGGTGTTCGACGAGCATGCCGACCGCGAGTCCGAGGAAGCCGCGCCGCTCTGCCTGATCGCGGGCGACAAGGACGGCTGGATGGCCTCGTTCGTCCGCCCGCTGCTCGAGACCGCGGGGTATCGCGTCGTCACCAAGCTGGCGACCGGCGAGTTGCCCGCGGTGGTGCTCTCGACGGATGCCGCGCCGGCCGAACTCGCCGCGACGGCGCCGGTTGTCCGGCTGCGCAGCCGCCGCGCCGCGGCGGGGGCGGGCGACGACAGCATCTATCGCTATGACCGCGCGGGGCTGCTCTCCGCGCTCGAGGCCCGCGTGGCCGGGAAGGGCCTCGCATGA
- the cheB gene encoding chemotaxis-specific protein-glutamate methyltransferase CheB: MAVALSSILSDTRGGPPPAQVLIVDDSVVARSVLGRMVDGTRRFRVAAALSDVRAALAYLEHHRVDIVLLDIDMPGIDGLTALPDVLAAGKGAKVLIVSSSADEGAAVTVQALALGAADTLVKPGIGTFGGRFAEVLEDRLSRLVDHHVEPMPYAPASFGVEHAPCEFDIVAIGASTGGIHALSQLLRAIPASFQIPILVTQHLPISFMSYFAAQLAVLGGRPCEVATDRMRIRPGRIIVAPGDAHMRVVRMSEGWAVRLSDEKSLSGCMPSVDPMFESIGEVFGKRALAVVLSGMGRDGAEGAKHLVAAGGRILVQDRESSVIWGMPGAVANAGHASAVLPPDEIGRLVAWQGRA; encoded by the coding sequence ATGGCCGTAGCCCTTAGTTCGATCCTCTCCGATACCCGCGGCGGGCCGCCGCCGGCGCAGGTGCTGATCGTCGACGATTCGGTCGTCGCGCGATCGGTGCTCGGCCGGATGGTCGACGGCACGCGCCGCTTCCGTGTCGCGGCGGCGCTGAGCGACGTTCGTGCCGCGCTCGCCTATCTCGAGCATCACCGCGTCGACATCGTCCTGCTCGACATCGACATGCCCGGGATCGACGGGCTGACCGCGCTGCCCGACGTGCTGGCGGCGGGCAAGGGCGCCAAGGTGCTGATCGTCTCCTCCTCGGCCGACGAAGGTGCAGCCGTCACCGTCCAGGCGCTGGCGCTCGGCGCGGCCGACACGCTGGTCAAGCCGGGGATCGGGACGTTTGGCGGGCGCTTTGCCGAAGTGCTCGAGGATCGACTGTCGCGGCTGGTCGATCATCATGTCGAGCCAATGCCTTATGCGCCGGCCAGCTTCGGCGTGGAACACGCACCGTGCGAATTCGACATCGTCGCGATCGGCGCCTCGACCGGCGGCATCCATGCACTGAGCCAGTTGCTCCGCGCGATTCCCGCAAGCTTCCAGATCCCGATCCTGGTCACCCAGCATTTGCCGATCTCGTTCATGAGCTATTTCGCGGCGCAGCTCGCGGTGCTTGGCGGACGCCCGTGCGAAGTCGCGACCGATCGGATGCGGATCCGCCCGGGCCGGATCATCGTCGCGCCGGGCGATGCGCATATGCGCGTCGTCCGCATGTCCGAAGGCTGGGCGGTGCGGCTGAGCGACGAGAAGTCGCTGAGCGGATGCATGCCCTCGGTCGATCCGATGTTCGAATCGATCGGCGAGGTGTTCGGCAAGCGCGCACTCGCCGTGGTGCTGAGCGGGATGGGGCGCGACGGCGCCGAGGGCGCGAAGCACCTGGTCGCTGCGGGCGGCCGCATCCTGGTGCAGGATCGCGAGAGCTCGGTGATCTGGGGCATGCCCGGCGCGGTGGCCAATGCCGGCCATGCCAGCGCGGTGCTGCCGCCCGACGAGATCGGCCGGCTGGTCGCATGGCAGGGGAGGGCTTGA
- a CDS encoding histidine phosphotransferase family protein has protein sequence MNISPTDFASLLCSRLCHDLLSPVGALNNGLELLADEHDPEMRARCLELLSESAKASANKLKFFRLAFGAAGGFGETVDTREAQAAIEGLFGENHRVKVGWMVEDPVLPKQAIKVLLNLALIGGDALIRGGQLDIGAEIVDGVIEIVVRAEGPRIVLDSELRGALAGGQDDMPVTPRAAAAFLAHALVVQGGGTLQVSPPDSDVLLFGASFRVG, from the coding sequence TTGAACATCAGCCCGACCGATTTCGCGAGCCTGCTCTGTTCGAGGCTGTGCCACGACCTGTTGAGCCCGGTGGGCGCGCTCAACAACGGGCTGGAGCTGCTCGCCGACGAGCATGATCCCGAGATGCGCGCGCGCTGCCTGGAATTGCTCAGCGAGAGCGCCAAGGCATCGGCCAACAAGCTCAAGTTCTTCCGCCTGGCGTTCGGCGCGGCGGGCGGCTTTGGCGAGACCGTCGACACGCGCGAGGCGCAGGCGGCGATCGAGGGGCTGTTCGGCGAGAACCACCGCGTCAAGGTTGGCTGGATGGTCGAGGATCCGGTGCTGCCCAAGCAGGCGATCAAGGTGCTGCTCAACCTCGCGCTGATCGGCGGCGACGCGCTGATCCGCGGCGGTCAGCTCGATATCGGCGCCGAGATCGTCGACGGCGTGATCGAGATCGTCGTGCGCGCCGAAGGGCCGCGGATCGTGCTCGATTCCGAGCTGCGCGGTGCGCTGGCCGGCGGGCAGGACGACATGCCGGTCACTCCGCGCGCGGCGGCGGCGTTCCTTGCCCATGCGCTGGTAGTCCAGGGGGGCGGAACGTTGCAGGTCAGCCCGCCGGATTCCGACGTGCTGCTGTTCGGGGCGAGTTTTCGCGTCGGCTGA
- a CDS encoding N-acetylmuramoyl-L-alanine amidase translates to MTSGLSINDAPSPNFDARELPVSMIVLHYTGMESGKAAIDRLRDPEAKVSAHYLVDEDGTILKLVDERHRAWHAGRSHWRGVTDINSASIGIEIVNPGHEFGYRPFPEAQMGALIPLVADIKERHGITRGNVVGHSDVAPARKQDPGELFNWHALARLRLALPRPTRNLVDPGWPDAGFMLALERFGYDVRDEIAAVTAFQRRFRPEMIDGEIDMECRCILLALLLPKPQGDD, encoded by the coding sequence ATGACCAGCGGCCTTTCCATCAACGACGCGCCGTCGCCCAATTTCGATGCGCGCGAACTGCCCGTATCGATGATCGTGCTCCATTATACCGGCATGGAGAGCGGCAAGGCGGCGATCGACCGGCTGCGCGATCCCGAGGCCAAGGTCTCGGCGCACTATCTGGTCGATGAAGACGGTACGATCCTCAAACTGGTCGACGAGCGGCACCGCGCCTGGCACGCCGGGCGGTCGCACTGGCGCGGGGTGACCGACATCAATTCGGCGTCGATCGGGATCGAGATCGTCAATCCCGGCCACGAATTCGGCTATCGCCCGTTTCCCGAGGCACAGATGGGCGCACTGATCCCGCTGGTCGCCGACATCAAGGAGCGCCACGGCATCACCCGCGGCAATGTCGTCGGCCATTCGGACGTGGCGCCCGCGCGCAAGCAGGATCCGGGCGAGCTGTTCAACTGGCATGCGCTGGCGCGGCTGCGGCTGGCGCTGCCGCGGCCGACGAGGAACCTGGTCGATCCGGGCTGGCCCGACGCCGGGTTCATGCTCGCGCTCGAGCGCTTCGGCTATGACGTGCGCGACGAGATTGCGGCGGTGACTGCGTTCCAGCGGCGCTTCCGCCCCGAGATGATCGACGGCGAGATCGACATGGAATGCCGCTGCATCCTGCTCGCGCTGCTGCTGCCCAAGCCGCAGGGGGATGACTGA
- a CDS encoding serine hydrolase domain-containing protein yields the protein MKAFVAAALIWATPAAAQSYHDIVAAAEGFNGIALVAKGRHVEMIESVGSADAERGIPVTPTTRFETGSVSKWVASIVVLKLVDQKKLDLDAPVSRYLPDYRADTGARLTLRRLMSHSSGLPNEILKARQADPAIRGVEREQMDAVRTYASGDLAFEPGTAWDYSHSNWLVVKAVVERVSGLPYARLIDRLLVRPLGLKDSGIYRGDSAQTAGMAVGYAKLGPAPERKPNPTPDFLAMAGGYYTSAPDMLKLMEAVLGGTFLSAASRKALLTVEMPDQHYALGGRVRVEPVGGHPRELAWNDGSNGGFRMVARRVLADGHSVIVFNNASYDHRKLGELASKLLDASYAPRLAQ from the coding sequence ATGAAGGCGTTTGTGGCGGCGGCGTTGATCTGGGCGACGCCCGCGGCGGCACAATCCTATCATGACATCGTCGCCGCGGCGGAGGGCTTCAACGGGATCGCGCTGGTCGCCAAAGGCCGGCACGTCGAGATGATCGAGAGCGTCGGCTCCGCCGACGCCGAGCGGGGCATTCCGGTGACCCCGACGACGCGGTTCGAGACGGGATCGGTGTCCAAATGGGTCGCGTCGATCGTCGTGCTCAAGCTGGTCGACCAGAAGAAGCTCGATCTAGACGCGCCGGTTTCCCGCTATCTGCCCGACTATCGCGCCGATACGGGTGCGCGGCTTACGCTCCGGCGGCTGATGAGCCATTCGAGCGGGCTTCCCAACGAGATTCTCAAGGCGCGCCAGGCCGATCCGGCGATTCGCGGCGTAGAGCGCGAGCAGATGGACGCGGTGCGGACCTATGCCAGCGGCGATCTTGCGTTCGAGCCCGGCACCGCCTGGGACTATTCGCATTCGAACTGGCTGGTGGTGAAGGCCGTGGTCGAGCGCGTGTCGGGATTGCCGTATGCGCGACTGATCGACCGGCTGCTGGTGCGACCGCTCGGGCTCAAGGACAGCGGCATCTATCGCGGCGACTCGGCGCAAACCGCCGGGATGGCGGTGGGCTATGCGAAATTGGGGCCGGCGCCCGAGCGCAAGCCCAATCCGACGCCGGATTTCCTGGCGATGGCAGGAGGGTATTACACCAGCGCGCCCGACATGCTGAAGCTGATGGAGGCAGTGCTCGGCGGCACGTTCCTGAGCGCGGCGTCGCGCAAGGCGCTGCTCACCGTCGAGATGCCCGACCAGCATTATGCGCTGGGCGGCCGCGTGCGCGTCGAGCCGGTCGGCGGGCATCCGCGGGAGCTGGCGTGGAATGACGGTTCGAACGGCGGCTTCCGGATGGTCGCGCGGCGGGTGCTCGCCGACGGGCACAGCGTGATCGTGTTCAACAATGCCAGCTACGATCATCGCAAGCTCGGCGAGCTCGCGTCGAAGCTGCTCGACGCGAGCTATGCCCCGCGGCTGGCGCAGTGA
- a CDS encoding (2Fe-2S) ferredoxin domain-containing protein → MKASVRSNWSNAVLVCAKCSKKLDGGFGPKGKAPLAKALRKHLGLKKGRKGAAGIVEVKCLGVCPRGAVTVVNGAQAREWLLVPEGADLDGVAAELGLASNGDRAV, encoded by the coding sequence TTGAAGGCTTCGGTGCGCTCCAACTGGTCGAACGCCGTCCTGGTCTGCGCGAAATGCTCGAAGAAACTCGACGGCGGGTTCGGGCCCAAGGGCAAGGCGCCGCTCGCCAAGGCGCTCCGCAAACATCTCGGATTGAAGAAGGGCCGCAAGGGCGCGGCGGGGATCGTCGAGGTCAAGTGCCTCGGCGTGTGTCCGCGCGGCGCGGTGACGGTGGTCAACGGCGCGCAGGCGCGTGAATGGCTGCTGGTGCCCGAGGGGGCGGATCTCGACGGGGTGGCGGCAGAGCTGGGGCTTGCTTCCAACGGGGACAGGGCGGTCTGA
- a CDS encoding J domain-containing protein has translation MARATRSSDWGFPRWREYGAEREAVQVRLCDRHGCEEPGDRPAPKSPNSPDRWYFCETHAGEYNRNWNYFEGLTAEEAAQREADERRDAGGFAESKHNGWAGPGDGTRSRDEMRALEVLDLEVDADFDAVRMAWRRLAKSNHPDVKPGDAEAAKRFQAIQAAYEVLKAAEERRTWKPD, from the coding sequence ATGGCACGTGCGACACGATCCTCCGACTGGGGCTTCCCGCGCTGGCGCGAATATGGCGCCGAGCGCGAGGCCGTGCAGGTGCGGCTGTGCGACCGGCACGGCTGCGAGGAGCCGGGCGATCGCCCTGCGCCCAAATCGCCCAACAGCCCCGATCGCTGGTATTTCTGCGAGACTCATGCGGGCGAGTACAATCGCAACTGGAATTATTTCGAGGGACTGACCGCCGAGGAGGCCGCGCAGCGCGAGGCCGACGAGCGGCGCGACGCGGGCGGGTTCGCCGAATCGAAGCATAATGGCTGGGCGGGGCCGGGCGACGGCACCCGCTCGCGCGACGAGATGCGTGCGCTCGAAGTGCTCGACCTCGAGGTCGATGCCGACTTCGACGCGGTGCGGATGGCCTGGCGTCGGCTGGCCAAGTCCAATCATCCCGACGTGAAGCCCGGCGACGCCGAGGCGGCCAAGCGCTTCCAGGCGATCCAGGCTGCGTATGAAGTGCTCAAGGCCGCCGAGGAGCGGCGGACGTGGAAGCCCGATTGA
- a CDS encoding lmo0937 family membrane protein, which translates to MLWTIVVILVILWLLGFTFHVGAGLIHILLVIALVIGLIQLFTGRRVV; encoded by the coding sequence ATGCTTTGGACCATCGTCGTCATCCTGGTCATCCTGTGGCTGCTGGGGTTCACCTTCCATGTCGGCGCAGGGCTGATCCACATCCTGCTGGTGATCGCGCTCGTCATCGGGCTGATCCAGCTCTTCACCGGGCGCCGCGTCGTCTAG
- a CDS encoding chemotaxis protein CheW has translation MSHLYLIAQVAGRAVAIDSDQVESVVDIGEVTQVPLASQHVRGLAALRSRVVTVVDTHSALGLDSAHEARRAVITHVEGHHYAMLVDALDDVAPFDLLPLAGGVALDIAWQRAGRGIVERDGEPILAIDLAALVPGYSTSLN, from the coding sequence ATGAGCCATCTCTATCTCATCGCCCAGGTCGCCGGCCGCGCGGTCGCGATCGATTCGGACCAGGTCGAGTCGGTGGTCGATATCGGCGAAGTCACCCAGGTGCCGCTCGCTTCGCAGCATGTCCGCGGCCTCGCCGCGCTGCGGAGCCGCGTGGTGACCGTGGTCGATACGCACAGCGCGCTCGGGCTCGACAGCGCCCATGAAGCGCGCCGCGCCGTCATCACCCATGTCGAGGGGCATCATTATGCGATGCTGGTCGACGCGCTGGACGACGTCGCGCCGTTCGACCTGCTGCCGCTGGCCGGGGGCGTCGCGCTCGATATCGCGTGGCAACGCGCGGGGCGCGGCATCGTCGAACGCGACGGCGAGCCGATCCTGGCGATCGACCTTGCCGCGCTGGTGCCGGGCTATTCGACGTCGCTGAACTGA
- a CDS encoding response regulator: protein MKTCLVVDDSKVIRKVARHILETLDFEVREAGDGREALDSCMAATPDVVLLDWNMPVMSGMDFLRALKDSGLPQRPKVVFCTTENGMAYIRAAIEAGADEYVMKPFDRETLESKLQIVGVA, encoded by the coding sequence ATGAAGACTTGTCTTGTCGTCGACGACTCCAAGGTAATCCGCAAGGTCGCGCGGCACATCCTCGAGACGCTCGATTTCGAAGTCCGCGAAGCCGGCGACGGTCGTGAGGCACTGGATTCGTGCATGGCGGCGACGCCGGACGTGGTGCTGCTCGACTGGAACATGCCCGTGATGAGCGGGATGGACTTCCTGCGCGCGCTCAAGGATTCGGGGCTTCCCCAGCGTCCCAAGGTGGTGTTCTGCACCACCGAGAACGGCATGGCCTATATCCGCGCCGCGATCGAAGCGGGCGCCGACGAATATGTCATGAAGCCGTTCGATCGCGAGACGCTCGAGAGCAAGCTGCAGATCGTCGGCGTCGCCTGA
- a CDS encoding CheR family methyltransferase: MHFPSAVAPTKSGAMNMISALLEQRTGQQIAANRAWRIETALKPLLRERGLASLDQLVAQLVATRTGDLGDQVVDALLNQETSFFRDAAVLDMIAEATQAFQAEAPGRKIRLWSSGCSTGQEPLSLAMLFDEKGMGEGPSAPEIVATDVSPTALARARAGRYSQFEIQRGLPVRRMMTWFDGAGGDWVARPELLRRIQFRQHNLTADAPPAGKFDVVLCRNVMLYFSQDVRRDVFDILAAAVRPGGLLVLGAGETVIGLTDRFKPCDKFRGFYRAVEAVPAQRAAFG; this comes from the coding sequence ATGCACTTTCCCAGCGCCGTCGCACCGACCAAGTCGGGCGCGATGAACATGATATCGGCGCTGCTCGAGCAGCGCACCGGGCAGCAGATCGCTGCCAACCGGGCGTGGCGGATCGAGACCGCGCTCAAGCCGCTGCTGCGCGAGAGGGGGCTCGCCTCGCTCGACCAGCTCGTCGCCCAGCTGGTGGCGACGCGGACCGGGGATTTAGGGGATCAGGTCGTGGATGCGCTGTTGAACCAAGAGACGAGCTTCTTCCGCGACGCTGCGGTGCTCGACATGATCGCCGAGGCCACCCAGGCATTCCAGGCCGAGGCGCCCGGGCGGAAGATCCGCTTGTGGTCGTCGGGCTGCTCGACGGGCCAGGAGCCGCTCAGCCTCGCGATGCTGTTCGACGAGAAGGGCATGGGCGAGGGGCCGAGCGCGCCCGAGATCGTTGCGACCGATGTCTCCCCCACCGCGCTCGCGCGTGCGCGCGCCGGCCGCTATTCGCAGTTCGAGATCCAGCGCGGGCTTCCCGTCCGCCGGATGATGACCTGGTTCGATGGCGCGGGAGGCGACTGGGTCGCCAGGCCCGAGCTGCTGCGCCGCATCCAGTTCCGCCAGCACAACCTCACCGCCGATGCGCCGCCCGCCGGCAAGTTCGACGTGGTGCTGTGCCGCAACGTCATGCTCTATTTCTCGCAGGACGTGCGCCGCGACGTGTTCGACATCCTCGCTGCGGCAGTGCGGCCGGGCGGGCTGCTCGTGCTCGGCGCGGGCGAGACGGTGATCGGGCTGACCGATCGCTTCAAGCCGTGCGACAAGTTCCGCGGCTTCTATCGCGCGGTCGAGGCCGTGCCGGCACAGCGCGCCGCGTTCGGCTGA